The Nitrospiria bacterium genome includes a window with the following:
- a CDS encoding ankyrin repeat domain-containing protein — MNLRIWVCVLLGLLFVPLPSFAADGILLINAARKGEVQEMQSLLDKGVDVNSKLEDGTTALIAASTNGQVKAVKMLLANGVDVNMSHPDGSTALLMAAQLGHMGILEALIDKGADVNAQYLSGARALHLASLRGYTHIVKTLLDNGADVNAKGVEGDTALHVASQNNRKEIVELLLKNGAETGLKNDKGKTPLDVAKEKDFKEIIQLLKKSETPG, encoded by the coding sequence ATGAATTTAAGAATATGGGTTTGTGTTTTGTTGGGTCTGCTTTTTGTTCCGTTACCCTCTTTTGCGGCAGATGGAATTTTACTCATTAATGCCGCCAGAAAAGGAGAAGTCCAGGAAATGCAGTCCTTACTGGATAAAGGAGTCGATGTAAATAGTAAGCTTGAGGACGGGACAACAGCCTTAATTGCAGCATCTACCAATGGTCAGGTGAAAGCGGTAAAGATGCTTCTTGCCAATGGCGTGGATGTCAACATGAGCCACCCGGATGGTTCCACTGCCTTGCTCATGGCCGCCCAACTTGGCCATATGGGAATTTTAGAGGCTCTAATCGATAAGGGAGCCGATGTAAACGCTCAATATCTTTCCGGCGCAAGAGCCCTGCATCTGGCCTCTCTTCGAGGGTATACACATATCGTTAAAACATTACTGGATAACGGGGCAGATGTTAACGCTAAAGGAGTGGAAGGGGATACGGCCCTTCATGTGGCCTCCCAAAATAACAGGAAAGAAATTGTAGAACTGCTTCTTAAAAATGGCGCCGAAACAGGCCTAAAAAATGATAAGGGAAAAACTCCTTTGGATGTTGCAAAGGAGAAAGATTTTAAAGAGATTATCCAACTACTCAAAAAAAGTGAAACCCCTGGGTAA
- a CDS encoding universal stress protein translates to MPTDFSECSHEALDYAVFIAKTFRAEVHLLHVIHFPAHGINPKLFNPIKEIQKEETDKLNGLKEQIRHQCQNVYLLCREGSPPMEILKAADQIPADLIVMGTHGRTGLAHTLMGSVAERVVQKASCPVLTVRWKGPPKSTLEGSLIPISPPLPQFSV, encoded by the coding sequence ATGCCCACCGATTTTTCGGAATGCTCCCATGAAGCATTAGACTATGCGGTTTTTATTGCAAAAACCTTTCGGGCAGAGGTCCATTTGCTCCATGTAATCCATTTTCCGGCCCATGGCATCAACCCAAAACTTTTCAACCCGATCAAGGAAATTCAAAAGGAAGAAACGGATAAATTAAACGGTCTAAAAGAACAGATTCGCCACCAATGTCAAAATGTTTACCTGTTGTGCAGGGAGGGCTCCCCGCCAATGGAAATTCTCAAAGCCGCCGATCAAATCCCGGCCGATCTCATCGTCATGGGAACTCACGGGCGGACCGGCCTCGCCCACACCTTAATGGGAAGCGTCGCTGAACGTGTGGTCCAAAAGGCTTCCTGTCCGGTGCTTACGGTCAGGTGGAAAGGACCTCCAAAGTCCACCCTTGAAGGGTCTCTAATTCCCATCTCTCCCCCTTTGCCTCAGTTTTCGGTTTAA
- a CDS encoding citrate synthase yields MNNDKITITDHARGKKIDLPVIRGTHGPPAVEIKSLFRELDYFTYDPGFVATASCRSAITFIDGEKGILLYRGYPIEQLAEKSRFLEVAFLLLNGELPTHAQLEQFEHSILHHTMIHEGLKSFFQGFNHDAHPMAIMVGVVGSLSAFYHDSTDITNPRHREIAAHRLIAKMSTIAAASYKHSIGEPLVYPKNNLSYTGNLLHMLFSVPCEDYAVNPIAEKAIDLVFLLHADHEQNASTSTVRLAGSSGANPFACIASGIAALWGPAHGGASEAVLRMLIEIGENKNISKFISKAKDKHDPFRLMGFGHRVYKAYDPRARIIRKMCHQVLENLGGNDPLFDLALNLEEIALKDDYFIDRKLYPNVDFYSGIIYKALGIPIPMFTVMFAIARTAGWVAQWMEMIAEPEHRIGRPRQVYDGAPKRSYLTMEERT; encoded by the coding sequence ATGAATAATGACAAAATTACCATTACGGATCACGCAAGAGGGAAAAAAATTGACCTTCCGGTTATTCGGGGGACCCATGGGCCTCCAGCCGTGGAAATCAAATCGTTATTTCGAGAACTGGATTATTTCACCTACGATCCGGGCTTTGTGGCCACGGCTAGCTGTCGAAGTGCCATCACCTTTATTGATGGGGAAAAAGGGATTCTGCTTTACCGTGGCTATCCCATTGAACAGCTTGCAGAGAAGAGCAGATTTCTTGAAGTTGCCTTTCTCCTGTTAAACGGTGAGTTGCCCACCCACGCCCAGCTGGAACAATTTGAGCATAGTATTCTTCATCACACCATGATCCATGAAGGGCTGAAATCTTTTTTCCAAGGTTTTAATCATGATGCACATCCGATGGCCATCATGGTCGGTGTGGTGGGTTCGCTATCTGCCTTCTACCACGACTCCACCGATATTACCAACCCTAGACACAGGGAGATTGCAGCGCATCGTTTGATTGCAAAGATGTCCACCATTGCCGCGGCAAGCTACAAACATTCTATTGGTGAGCCCCTTGTTTATCCAAAAAACAACCTTAGCTATACTGGGAATCTCCTGCATATGCTGTTTTCAGTTCCCTGTGAAGATTATGCCGTTAACCCCATAGCAGAGAAGGCCATAGACCTGGTCTTTTTGCTTCACGCGGATCATGAACAAAATGCGAGCACCTCGACGGTACGCCTTGCGGGCAGTTCAGGGGCGAATCCTTTTGCTTGTATTGCTTCTGGGATCGCAGCTCTGTGGGGGCCGGCTCACGGGGGGGCTAGCGAAGCGGTCCTAAGGATGCTCATAGAGATCGGTGAGAATAAAAATATTTCTAAGTTTATTTCAAAAGCAAAGGATAAGCATGATCCTTTCCGTTTGATGGGGTTTGGTCATCGTGTTTACAAGGCATATGATCCGCGGGCCCGAATTATCCGTAAAATGTGCCATCAAGTGTTGGAAAATTTAGGCGGAAACGATCCTCTATTCGATCTTGCTCTCAACCTTGAAGAGATTGCTTTGAAGGATGACTACTTTATTGATAGGAAGCTTTACCCCAATGTGGATTTCTATTCAGGGATCATTTATAAGGCGCTCGGAATTCCAATTCCTATGTTTACGGTGATGTTTGCAATTGCTCGAACAGCGGGCTGGGTTGCCCAGTGGATGGAGATGATCGCAGAACCTGAGCACCGTATCGGAAGACCACGGCAAGTGTATGATGGGGCCCCAAAACGATCCTACCTCACGATGGAGGAGAGAACATGA